Proteins from a single region of Lentimicrobium saccharophilum:
- a CDS encoding MFS transporter encodes MKEKAVTLLNESKTARWIALALISTTMFFAYFFVDVVAPLQSMLETDYKWTPEVFGMLGGSEFFLNVFAFFLIFSGVILDKMGIRFTLITAGLTMVIGAGLKFYALTPGFADTGFAAWLGSFITWVPASAKLAFVGFAIFGIGVEMAGITVSKTIVKWFKGKEMALAMGLEMAVARLGVFAVFRLTPIFAENGGPSNSVLWGLVFLCIGFLLFLTYTFMDAKLDKQMGVSKLTTSPEDEFKLSDLKKIFTNPGFLAISALCVLFYSAIFPFQKFATDMLASKLNVDIKSAAAYVSFFPIGAMILTPFIGYFLDVRGKGATMMIYGAVLLTVSHLIFALVPAESFGVVTAILTIVILGTAFSLVPASMWPSLPKIVEDRYLGSAYGAIFWIQNIGLLAVPILIGWALTASNPGVSEQIAAGVEGVKYNYTVPELIFAGFGVLAFILGFVLKFVDKKNGYGLELPNKKK; translated from the coding sequence ATGAAAGAGAAAGCCGTGACTTTGTTAAATGAGTCAAAAACCGCCAGGTGGATCGCGTTGGCTCTGATTTCAACCACCATGTTCTTTGCCTACTTCTTTGTGGATGTTGTGGCGCCTTTGCAGAGCATGCTTGAAACCGATTACAAATGGACACCTGAAGTGTTTGGGATGCTTGGCGGATCTGAATTTTTCCTGAATGTATTTGCCTTCTTTCTGATCTTTTCCGGTGTTATCCTGGATAAGATGGGTATCAGGTTTACCCTGATCACAGCCGGACTTACCATGGTGATTGGTGCAGGTCTTAAATTCTATGCGCTTACCCCTGGTTTTGCAGATACCGGTTTTGCTGCCTGGCTGGGTTCTTTCATAACCTGGGTGCCTGCTTCTGCCAAGCTTGCCTTTGTTGGTTTTGCTATTTTTGGCATTGGGGTTGAAATGGCCGGAATCACTGTATCCAAGACCATTGTAAAATGGTTTAAGGGGAAGGAAATGGCCCTGGCGATGGGCCTTGAGATGGCGGTTGCCCGTCTTGGCGTCTTTGCCGTTTTCAGGTTAACCCCGATTTTTGCCGAAAACGGCGGGCCATCCAACTCAGTGTTGTGGGGCCTGGTATTTCTTTGCATCGGATTTCTCCTTTTCCTGACTTATACTTTCATGGATGCAAAGCTGGATAAACAGATGGGTGTGTCAAAACTGACGACAAGTCCGGAAGATGAGTTTAAACTCAGCGATCTTAAAAAGATTTTTACAAATCCGGGTTTCCTTGCAATATCCGCGCTGTGCGTTTTGTTTTATTCGGCCATCTTCCCATTTCAGAAGTTCGCCACGGATATGCTGGCATCAAAACTAAATGTTGATATCAAATCAGCGGCTGCTTATGTTTCCTTTTTCCCGATCGGTGCGATGATTCTTACACCGTTTATAGGCTATTTTCTGGATGTCAGGGGTAAAGGTGCTACCATGATGATATACGGAGCTGTACTGCTTACAGTTTCACACCTGATTTTTGCGCTTGTTCCGGCCGAGTCTTTCGGTGTAGTGACCGCAATTCTTACCATTGTTATCCTTGGTACTGCCTTTTCGCTGGTGCCTGCTTCCATGTGGCCTTCATTGCCGAAAATCGTTGAGGATCGTTACCTCGGTTCGGCCTATGGCGCAATATTCTGGATTCAAAACATTGGTCTGCTTGCCGTTCCCATTCTTATTGGCTGGGCATTGACAGCATCCAATCCCGGGGTTTCAGAGCAGATCGCCGCCGGCGTGGAGGGTGTAAAATATAATTACACCGTACCTGAACTTATTTTCGCAGGATTTGGTGTTCTGGCATTTATCCTTGGCTTTGTGCTGAAGTTCGTTGATAAAAAGAATGGTTATGGCCTGGAGTTACCTAACAAGAAGAAATAG
- a CDS encoding LacI family DNA-binding transcriptional regulator: protein MKSNLISINDIARALGISPSTVSRALKDHPDISTETKRIVKEYAEQVNYRPNALALSLKRQRSNTLGLIIPEITHHFFSSVISGIEELAYAKGYRLIICQSNEDYNREVINTQVLLDNRVDGILISISKTTHDHGHFKDLIDSGIPLVFLDRVSEEVETDRVVTADFEGALIATSHLLETGRKRILHLASPKHLHVGRLRQEGYLKALQNYGIEPDPDLIIQCDTRLEVYQLKEEILRIAPKIDGIFAVNDFTAIAAMQILQENGSRIPEDIAVTGFGNDPIASIAYPPLTTVEQSGFEMGRQAVEILIKRIENPSTFIDFQTRVIPVSLEKRAST from the coding sequence ATGAAGTCAAACCTGATCTCAATCAATGACATTGCCCGTGCCCTGGGAATTTCTCCGTCCACGGTTTCACGTGCGCTCAAGGATCACCCCGACATCAGCACGGAAACAAAGCGTATTGTAAAAGAGTATGCCGAACAGGTGAATTACAGGCCGAATGCATTGGCCTTAAGCCTGAAACGACAGCGTTCCAATACCCTGGGACTGATCATCCCTGAAATAACGCATCATTTCTTCTCATCCGTGATCAGCGGGATTGAAGAACTGGCCTATGCAAAAGGATACAGGCTGATTATCTGTCAATCAAACGAAGATTACAACCGGGAAGTCATCAACACACAGGTTTTACTGGATAACCGGGTCGACGGAATCCTGATTTCCATCAGCAAAACCACCCATGATCACGGTCATTTCAAGGATCTGATCGACAGCGGGATTCCGCTTGTGTTTCTCGACAGGGTGAGCGAAGAAGTAGAAACCGACCGGGTGGTTACGGCCGATTTTGAAGGTGCGCTGATTGCTACCAGCCACCTCCTGGAAACAGGAAGGAAAAGGATCCTCCACCTGGCCTCTCCGAAACACTTGCATGTTGGCAGGTTAAGGCAGGAAGGATACTTAAAAGCTTTACAGAATTACGGAATTGAACCGGATCCGGACCTGATTATCCAATGCGACACCCGCCTGGAGGTATATCAGCTCAAAGAAGAAATTTTACGGATCGCACCCAAAATTGACGGCATTTTTGCGGTAAACGATTTCACCGCCATCGCTGCCATGCAGATTCTGCAGGAAAACGGAAGCCGGATTCCCGAAGACATTGCGGTAACCGGGTTCGGTAATGATCCCATCGCCAGCATTGCATACCCGCCGCTTACAACTGTTGAACAAAGCGGATTTGAAATGGGACGGCAGGCAGTTGAAATATTGATTAAAAGAATTGAAAACCCTTCAACTTTCATTGATTTTCAGACAAGGGTAATTCCGGTATCGCTCGAAAAACGGGCTTCAACCTGA
- a CDS encoding M23 family metallopeptidase yields MAKVRYHFNTKSLKIEKVKVTFKQRLLRLLSVIATGMVFAAVVLLFAYNFIESPKERILQREIDQYKLQFAILNDRLDKVQAVVSDLQDRDDNIYRVIFESEPIPSSVRKAGFGGTDRYARLEGFRNSDIIINTTRKLDVLTSQLYVQSKSFDEVFELAKRKEELIASIPAIQPVSNTDLRRIGSYFGYRTDPFYKVTKFHEGIDFTAPVGTEIYATGDGTVTGIEYSRSGYGNCIVINHGFGYETLYAHLSKMSVKKGQKVKRGQVIGFVGNTGKSTSPHLHYEVRKGGRAVDPINFFFNDITPEEYAQMIELSQRPSQTLD; encoded by the coding sequence ATGGCAAAAGTCAGATATCATTTCAATACCAAGTCGCTTAAAATCGAAAAGGTTAAGGTTACTTTCAAGCAAAGGCTCCTTCGCCTGTTGTCGGTAATTGCAACCGGAATGGTTTTCGCAGCGGTTGTGCTGCTGTTTGCATATAATTTTATAGAATCTCCCAAAGAACGCATTTTGCAGCGGGAAATAGATCAGTATAAGCTGCAGTTTGCTATTTTGAATGACCGGCTTGACAAGGTGCAGGCGGTTGTGAGTGATCTGCAGGACAGGGATGACAATATTTACCGGGTAATATTCGAGTCAGAGCCCATTCCCTCATCCGTGAGGAAGGCGGGGTTTGGTGGCACTGACCGGTATGCCAGGCTTGAAGGTTTCAGAAACAGCGACATCATTATCAATACCACTCGTAAGCTGGATGTGCTTACCAGTCAGTTATACGTTCAGTCCAAGTCATTTGATGAGGTTTTTGAACTTGCCAAGAGAAAGGAAGAGCTTATTGCTTCAATACCCGCGATTCAACCCGTTTCAAATACTGATCTGCGCCGCATCGGTTCCTATTTCGGTTATCGTACCGATCCGTTTTACAAGGTAACGAAGTTCCATGAGGGAATTGATTTTACCGCTCCGGTCGGCACTGAAATTTATGCCACAGGCGACGGAACTGTTACCGGGATAGAGTACTCGCGGAGTGGATATGGGAATTGTATTGTAATTAATCATGGCTTTGGCTACGAGACACTATACGCGCATCTCTCCAAAATGTCCGTAAAAAAAGGTCAGAAGGTAAAACGGGGGCAGGTTATCGGGTTTGTCGGCAATACAGGTAAATCTACTTCGCCCCACCTGCACTATGAAGTGCGTAAAGGGGGCAGGGCTGTTGATCCGATAAACTTTTTCTTCAATGACATTACTCCCGAGGAATATGCCCAGATGATTGAACTTTCACAACGTCCGTCGCAAACCCTCGATTAA
- a CDS encoding MerR family transcriptional regulator yields MPYRKKEIEKVYFRIGEVAEMFGVNVSLIRYWEKEFDIIKPFRNKKGNRFFTKQDVDNFHLIYHLVKERGFTLQGAREKLKANRDDVTANHEVVKTLQQMRAFLLELKQNLSED; encoded by the coding sequence ATGCCATACCGGAAAAAGGAAATTGAAAAGGTCTATTTCAGGATAGGGGAGGTGGCGGAAATGTTCGGTGTAAATGTATCACTGATCCGGTACTGGGAAAAAGAATTTGATATTATCAAGCCTTTCCGGAATAAAAAGGGTAACCGGTTTTTCACGAAGCAAGACGTTGATAACTTTCACCTGATTTACCATCTGGTAAAAGAACGCGGATTCACGCTCCAGGGCGCCCGGGAAAAACTGAAAGCGAACAGGGATGATGTTACCGCCAACCATGAAGTGGTGAAAACGCTTCAGCAGATGCGGGCTTTCCTTCTGGAACTCAAGCAAAATCTCTCTGAAGACTGA
- a CDS encoding IS256 family transposase: MKNLHFTQEQVTKILEEIAIKENGLQELQKLSLEAMMRAEREEHNATNGDMSNGYRPRRTFGRGKIIELRVPRSRNGQFYPILLSLLRDQEEECRKLAFNLYGAGLTTEQVGQIFGDIYGKEYSTSQISRMFDYARNDVQTWLQRPLEPYYPIIMIDATFIYTRRIDHVSKEGYYTILGVRADRTREVLAVINFPTESANAWEVVLQSLKERGLKEIGLIVCDSLTAIEDSIWRQFPETEIQLCAIHLQRNVNKHIKPKDKALVAEDLKEVLRTGDRNDTVEKGYQRWLEFCSKWGKYYPSIKRMGENNRYKLNFTYLGYDYRTHNMLYSTNWIERLNRDYKRTTRMRGALPGPDATILLLGYVAMTRSAYQRKIPKIDYEQNKFHWEE, from the coding sequence ATGAAAAACCTACACTTTACACAAGAGCAAGTTACAAAGATTTTGGAAGAAATCGCCATAAAAGAGAATGGTTTACAGGAATTACAGAAGCTCAGCCTGGAAGCAATGATGCGAGCAGAACGAGAAGAACATAACGCCACAAATGGCGATATGAGTAATGGGTATAGACCTCGAAGGACATTTGGTCGGGGAAAAATTATTGAGCTTAGAGTGCCACGAAGCCGAAACGGGCAGTTTTACCCGATACTATTAAGCCTTTTACGTGATCAGGAAGAAGAATGCCGCAAACTTGCCTTTAATTTATATGGTGCTGGATTAACCACAGAGCAAGTAGGCCAGATATTTGGCGATATCTACGGAAAAGAATACAGCACAAGTCAGATAAGCCGCATGTTCGACTATGCCCGCAATGATGTACAGACATGGTTACAACGTCCTTTAGAGCCGTATTATCCCATTATAATGATAGATGCTACCTTTATCTATACCCGACGAATTGACCATGTTAGCAAAGAAGGATATTACACGATTTTGGGAGTCAGGGCCGATCGAACCCGGGAGGTGCTTGCAGTAATTAATTTCCCGACTGAAAGTGCCAATGCTTGGGAGGTCGTGCTACAGTCACTTAAAGAAAGAGGATTAAAAGAGATTGGGTTAATTGTATGTGACAGCCTTACTGCTATTGAGGATTCCATATGGAGACAGTTCCCGGAAACTGAGATTCAACTTTGTGCAATTCATCTGCAACGCAATGTAAACAAACACATTAAGCCTAAAGACAAAGCGCTGGTTGCAGAAGATTTAAAAGAAGTGCTGAGAACTGGAGATCGCAATGATACCGTTGAGAAAGGATATCAACGATGGCTAGAATTCTGCAGTAAATGGGGGAAATACTATCCGTCGATAAAAAGGATGGGAGAAAATAACCGCTATAAATTAAATTTCACCTACCTCGGATATGATTATAGAACCCATAATATGCTTTATTCTACCAACTGGATAGAACGGCTCAACAGAGACTATAAACGAACAACAAGAATGCGCGGCGCTTTACCAGGGCCAGATGCCACTATTCTTCTTTTAGGATATGTGGCTATGACCAGATCAGCATACCAAAGGAAGATCCCTAAGATTGATTATGAACAAAACAAATTTCACTGGGAAGAATGA
- a CDS encoding alkaline phosphatase codes for MKKIYVFAAILSLIAPSVPELKAQKTAKDSGKEHLPKNIILMIGDGMGLAQMYAAYTASCGTLHMAEFNQIALVKTLSASDYITDSGAGGTAIACGIKTNNGMIGMGPDSIPVKSILKMAEDKGLSTGLVVTCDVTHATPASFVASVKSRKQAEDIAMQFLSTDIDVFIGGGRDAFVNRRDSLNLLDSLAKLNYTVASTIPAMLNVNQGKLAALLYPAHPPKFSEGRGDMLSLSTEKALELLSNNQKGFFMMVEGSQIDWGGHDNNLDYIVNETLDFDKAVGIALDFARKNGETLVIVTADHETGGLSNMEGNFETGQTGGRFTTDDHSGVPVPLYAYGPGSGNFRGLMDNTDIFRLMRQLLNLSR; via the coding sequence ATGAAAAAAATTTATGTCTTCGCAGCAATTCTATCACTGATTGCTCCATCGGTTCCGGAATTAAAAGCGCAGAAAACCGCAAAAGATTCCGGCAAGGAGCATCTGCCGAAAAATATTATCCTGATGATCGGTGACGGAATGGGACTGGCACAAATGTATGCTGCCTACACGGCATCATGCGGGACCTTGCACATGGCTGAATTTAACCAGATTGCTTTGGTAAAGACATTGTCAGCCAGCGATTACATCACCGACTCGGGTGCCGGAGGCACAGCCATTGCCTGTGGTATTAAAACCAACAACGGAATGATCGGCATGGGGCCTGACAGCATCCCTGTTAAAAGCATTCTGAAAATGGCGGAAGACAAAGGGCTTTCAACCGGTTTAGTTGTTACCTGCGATGTTACCCACGCAACCCCGGCCTCATTTGTTGCTTCCGTTAAAAGCCGCAAGCAGGCCGAAGATATTGCCATGCAGTTTCTGAGCACCGACATTGATGTATTTATCGGAGGCGGGCGTGACGCATTTGTCAACCGGCGCGACAGTCTCAATCTGCTCGACAGTCTGGCAAAACTTAATTACACGGTGGCCTCAACTATTCCCGCCATGCTGAATGTCAACCAGGGTAAACTGGCTGCATTGCTTTATCCGGCCCATCCCCCGAAATTCAGTGAAGGAAGAGGCGATATGTTAAGTCTTTCAACCGAAAAAGCCCTGGAACTGCTCAGTAATAATCAGAAGGGCTTTTTTATGATGGTTGAGGGCTCCCAGATAGATTGGGGCGGACATGACAATAACCTGGACTACATTGTGAATGAAACCCTTGATTTCGACAAGGCTGTTGGCATTGCGCTTGATTTTGCCCGCAAAAACGGGGAAACCCTGGTAATTGTGACTGCTGACCATGAAACCGGCGGACTGTCGAATATGGAAGGTAATTTCGAAACAGGGCAAACCGGCGGCCGGTTTACTACTGATGACCACAGCGGAGTTCCTGTACCTTTGTATGCCTATGGCCCCGGTTCAGGCAATTTCAGGGGGTTGATGGACAATACCGATATATTCCGCCTGATGCGCCAATTGCTAAACCTGTCAAGATAG
- the rfaD gene encoding ADP-glyceromanno-heptose 6-epimerase: MIVVTGAAGFIGSCLISKLLESGHQEIVVVDDFSKSGKAGNLTGKSLAARVSRSEFFDWLPRHNKEITFVFHIGARTDTTEFNMQVFEELNLGYSKKVWEACCKYRIPLVYASSAATYGSGEYGYHDRHDIVDQLRPLNPYGISKNEFDKWVLGQSETPPFWAGMKFFNVYGPNEYHKGRMASVIFHSFNQIKQTGKVRLFRSHRPDFTDGGQLRDFIYVKDVVTVLEFMMNKRPQSGLYNLGTGKARTFFDLARATFSALNLEPDIEFIDTPADIRDKYQYFTEAEMNKLRSAGYTGAFTSLEDGISDYVRNYLANNSYR; this comes from the coding sequence ATGATTGTAGTAACCGGAGCCGCAGGATTTATAGGTAGTTGCCTGATCAGCAAACTGTTGGAATCAGGACACCAGGAAATAGTTGTTGTTGATGATTTCTCAAAATCCGGTAAAGCCGGAAACCTAACAGGAAAATCCCTCGCAGCCCGGGTCAGCCGTAGTGAATTCTTCGACTGGTTGCCCCGGCATAATAAGGAGATCACCTTTGTTTTCCATATCGGCGCAAGAACCGATACAACGGAATTCAATATGCAGGTATTTGAGGAATTGAATTTAGGTTATTCAAAGAAGGTTTGGGAAGCCTGCTGCAAATACCGCATCCCGCTGGTTTACGCTTCTTCGGCTGCCACATACGGATCCGGTGAGTATGGATACCATGACCGCCACGATATTGTGGATCAGCTCAGGCCGCTGAATCCTTACGGTATTTCTAAAAATGAATTTGACAAATGGGTGCTCGGGCAATCAGAAACGCCTCCCTTCTGGGCAGGGATGAAATTCTTTAATGTTTACGGTCCGAATGAATATCATAAAGGGAGAATGGCCTCGGTGATATTCCATTCATTCAATCAGATCAAACAAACCGGGAAGGTCAGGCTGTTCCGCTCGCACCGCCCCGACTTCACCGATGGCGGTCAGCTGCGTGACTTCATTTATGTTAAAGATGTGGTTACGGTGTTGGAGTTTATGATGAACAAAAGACCACAATCAGGACTTTACAACCTGGGAACCGGCAAGGCAAGAACCTTTTTCGACCTCGCCAGAGCTACGTTCTCGGCATTGAATCTTGAACCGGATATTGAATTTATCGACACCCCGGCAGATATCCGTGATAAATATCAGTATTTTACCGAGGCTGAAATGAATAAACTGAGAAGTGCCGGCTACACCGGTGCTTTCACTTCGCTGGAGGATGGAATTTCAGATTATGTCCGCAATTACCTTGCAAACAACAGTTACAGGTAA
- a CDS encoding alpha-amylase family glycosyl hydrolase has product MKQIKQILFFASLLMMASCNDKTKTESVASPPEWSKEVIWYQIFVERFNNGDPSNDPTIASISTPSASFPVPDDWAITPWTSDWYTQEPWAAKTGLGLRETMQHRRYGGDLQGILDKLDYLSDLGITAIYLNPINDAPSLHKYDARNYHHIDINFGPDPDGDLAIMATEDPANPETWKWTSADKLFLSLVEELHSRGIRVIVDFSWNHTGVLFWAWQDLIKNQEQSAYKDWYEVTAWDDPATSGNEFAYKGWLNIMSLPELKKTGVTGERKHGFPYEGNLNDGAKKHIFDVTRRWLAPDGDVSKGIDGFRLDVADQVPMGFWREYRQVVKSINPEAYLVGEIWWQTWPDDLMDPAPYTNDSIFDAVMFYQAYRPARGFFAEAEPEYDARQFADQLLFEWGRLDEPFRYGMMNVNATHDSPRLLSCFANKGKYKYRASPHEDTAYISGRPDEDTYNRVRLYLVHQFTSIGSPHIWNGDEFGMWGGDDPDERKPLWWEELKFDDETRTNIKPGKKTYDQVGFNREHLEFYKKLIRIRKENPVLVSGAMDFTVAEDKILAYSRRNNNGDLVSVVFNLGNSPYMFRLPENGTYTDLLTGNEFTGNEVTVESLSARILKRSK; this is encoded by the coding sequence ATGAAACAAATTAAACAAATTCTGTTTTTCGCATCCCTTTTGATGATGGCTTCCTGCAATGATAAAACAAAAACTGAAAGTGTTGCATCTCCTCCCGAATGGTCGAAAGAGGTGATCTGGTATCAGATTTTCGTAGAGAGGTTCAACAATGGCGATCCTTCCAATGATCCCACCATCGCTTCCATCTCAACACCCTCAGCGTCCTTCCCGGTACCTGACGACTGGGCAATTACCCCATGGACTTCCGACTGGTATACCCAGGAGCCCTGGGCCGCGAAAACCGGGCTGGGCCTGCGCGAAACCATGCAGCACCGGCGATACGGAGGTGACCTGCAGGGGATACTCGACAAGCTGGATTATCTCTCGGACCTGGGCATTACCGCGATTTACCTGAACCCCATTAATGATGCGCCTTCACTGCATAAATATGATGCCCGGAATTATCATCACATCGATATCAATTTCGGGCCCGATCCTGATGGCGATCTCGCCATCATGGCAACAGAAGACCCGGCCAACCCCGAAACCTGGAAATGGACCTCGGCAGATAAATTATTCCTCAGTTTGGTTGAAGAATTGCATAGCCGGGGCATCCGGGTAATTGTTGACTTTTCGTGGAACCACACGGGGGTATTATTCTGGGCATGGCAGGATCTGATAAAGAACCAGGAACAATCGGCCTATAAGGACTGGTATGAAGTCACTGCCTGGGACGATCCGGCCACCTCCGGCAATGAATTTGCCTACAAAGGCTGGCTGAATATCATGAGCCTGCCCGAACTCAAAAAAACCGGCGTCACCGGCGAGAGAAAACACGGCTTCCCCTATGAAGGAAACCTGAACGACGGTGCTAAAAAACACATTTTTGACGTTACCCGCCGCTGGCTGGCCCCTGACGGGGATGTAAGCAAAGGCATTGACGGATTCAGGCTGGATGTGGCCGATCAGGTACCCATGGGTTTCTGGCGCGAATACCGTCAGGTGGTAAAATCCATTAATCCGGAAGCTTACCTGGTAGGTGAAATCTGGTGGCAAACCTGGCCGGACGACCTGATGGATCCCGCACCATACACCAATGATTCCATATTTGATGCCGTAATGTTTTATCAGGCTTACCGGCCGGCCAGGGGATTTTTTGCGGAAGCTGAGCCGGAATACGATGCGCGTCAGTTTGCAGATCAGCTGCTTTTTGAATGGGGTAGACTGGATGAGCCTTTCCGGTATGGGATGATGAATGTAAATGCTACACACGACAGCCCCAGGCTGCTGTCGTGTTTTGCCAACAAGGGTAAATACAAGTACCGGGCTTCTCCTCATGAAGATACTGCATATATCAGCGGAAGACCGGATGAGGATACTTACAACAGGGTCAGGCTCTACCTCGTTCATCAGTTTACTTCAATCGGTTCACCCCACATCTGGAACGGCGATGAGTTTGGCATGTGGGGCGGCGACGATCCTGACGAACGTAAGCCGCTGTGGTGGGAAGAGCTGAAGTTTGATGATGAAACCCGGACCAATATCAAACCGGGGAAGAAAACCTATGATCAGGTCGGATTTAACCGGGAACATCTGGAATTTTACAAGAAACTGATCCGCATCAGAAAAGAGAATCCGGTGCTTGTTTCCGGTGCAATGGACTTCACCGTTGCGGAAGACAAAATACTGGCTTATAGCCGCAGGAACAACAACGGTGATCTGGTTTCCGTTGTTTTCAACCTGGGCAATTCGCCTTACATGTTCCGGCTTCCTGAAAATGGAACCTATACTGACCTGCTGACCGGAAACGAATTTACCGGCAATGAGGTGACCGTTGAAAGCTTATCGGCAAGGATACTGAAACGAAGTAAATAA